From the Sebastes umbrosus isolate fSebUmb1 chromosome 2, fSebUmb1.pri, whole genome shotgun sequence genome, one window contains:
- the rassf10b gene encoding ras association domain-containing protein 10 gives MESEESKISVWVCREEKLVFGLSKRTACSDVVKVLLEDQDAQQHHGLSTASYFIVEKWRGFERILPNKTKLLRLWVAWGDEQSNVRFVLVKSDASLAVNHGARSAEARVVLSNKHCVTKATPLSPVAMGGIPPEKQRRVVRKAFRKLEKINKKKKRAHQQRDASSSSSSAAEKMETLVHVVISQDHTIRQQLQRITELDADIDSCEVKMHHDRMKTHGVNYVQDTYLVETERDGDEEVCSAETLVNFEEYVLRCEEVVRLQEELWEQEALMEIFTVQMQEELNHRWMQRRRREELSISSSPSLPCGTEEAASESENQLRLEEEEERIRTQLDASLYIGLRLNTDLEAIRSDLELSQEICAEREKEMRDLLEKVNTLDIQEGTERCDKMMGMMTSTLERKSEWVEQARGLSKAHSVNDDDDSDTGLSSLHSQDSDISQPVWESLV, from the coding sequence ATGGAGTCAGAGGAGAGTAAGATCTCAGTGTGGGTGTGCCGAGAGGAGAAGCTCGTCTTCGGCTTGTCGAAGCGCACAGCCTGCTCTGATGTTGTCAAGGTGCTTCTGGAGGACCAGGACGCACAGCAGCACCACGGACTCTCCACAGCTTCTTACTTCATCGTGGAGAAATGGAGAGGCTTCGAGAGGATTTTACCCAACAAAACCAAGCTTTTACGCCTCTGGGTGGCGTGGGGAGACGAGCAGAGCAACGTGAGGTTCGTGTTGGTGAAAAGCGACGCGTCTTTAGCGGTGAACCACGGAGCCAGGAGCGCAGAGGCTCGGGTGGTCCTTAGCAACAAACACTGCGTCACCAAGGCGACCCCACTGTCTCCCGTTGCCATGGGAGGCATCCCACCTGAGAAACAGCGACGGGTCGTCCGGAAAGCCTTCAGAAAGTTGGAGAAGatcaacaaaaagaagaagagagcgcATCAGCAGAGAGAtgcgtcctcctcctcctcctctgctgcggAGAAGATGGAAACTTTGGTCCATGTTGTGATTTCTCAGGATCATACAATCCGCCAGCAGCTCCAGAGGATCACAGAGCTGGACGCAGACATCGACAGCTGCGAGGTGAAGATGCATCATGACAGGATGAAAACACACGGGGTGAATTATGTGCAGGACACGTATTTAGTGGAGACTGAACGAGATGGAGACGAAGAAGTGTGTTCAGCTGAGACTCTTGTTAACTTTGAGGAGTACGTCCTGCGGTGTGAGGAGGTGGTGAGACTACAAGAGGAGCTGTGGGAGCAGGAGGCTCTTATGGAGATCTTCACGGTGCAGATGCAGGAGGAGCTGAACCACCGCTGGAtgcagaggagaaggagagaggagctctcCATCTCCAGCTCACCATCCCTCCCATGTGGCACAGAGGAGGCAGCGTCAGAGTCAGAAAACCAGCTGCgtttggaagaagaagaagagaggatcAGGACACAGCTAGATGCGAGTTTGTACATCGGTCTGCGCCTCAACACGGATTTAGAGGCTATTAGGAGCGATTTAGAGCTGAGCCAGGAGATTTGCgcggagagggagaaggagatgaGGGATTTGCTGGAGAAAGTGAACACTTTGGACAtacaggaagggacagagaGATGTGATAAGATGATGGGGATGATGACGAGCACTTTGGAGAGGAAGAGTGAGTGGGTGGAGCAGGCCAGGGGTCTGTCCAAAGCTCACAGTGTGAACGACGACGACGACTCAGACACTGGCTTAAGTTCTCTGCACAGTCAGGACTCAGACATCAGCCAGCCTGTGTGGGAGTCTCTGGTTTAG